A DNA window from Nitrospira sp. contains the following coding sequences:
- a CDS encoding PAS domain S-box protein (MaGe:77309438) produces MNRPPDAMSATSDARIALSPEDELAILRARVEELERDSAERKWMDDALKTLAFGTASSTGQEFLQHMVQQLSAILQVPYAFVTEFVPGRAGRARTVAGWCRGEAADSVEYALHDSPCEQVFQEGFVFLPRDVRKKFPRDEYLIALNIESYMGAPLLNGAGQPTGHLCVMDVCPFRFNPSQGSTILKIFSERAAAELERLRAEETLRQSEQRYHALYEYNPTMYFTLTVDGTVLSVNRFGAEELDYRADELVGQSVLAVFHAADHQTVLEQLRICSQNPDRTFDWEIQKVRKSGQRLWVKERARTITGPDGHPIILIVCENITAQRLTQELIQDRDQQLHTTLQLLHTLVQESPLPIISLDAEAKVTSWNLAATKLFGWTEEEVLGRELPYVPSGQETEADTIWSHGTHHRIRGPLSLRRQRKDGKLLDLLLWPVFIENANDRLSTVVGLYVDQSDLRRAEDARLHGEERLRSFLNALDDLAFEFDGHGTYLNVWTRNENLLLLPQEEIVGKTLADVHGKEAGERYMRSLTLVLASGQPDTIEYSLTIHGRPRHFSAVLSRIPASASTPATVACVVRDMTEHKRSAEALHLSEQHLKSIIETSPECVKLMTADGILLQMNPAGLAMIEADDIQAVLGQCVYPIVAEPHRDAFRAMNERVCQGKKEFLEFEIVGLRGTRRWMETHAVPLRNSSDGAMVQLSITRDITARKQTEQALRLSEQRYQIAFRSSPHPVVITELATGRCIEVNDTALQLFGFQRHEAVGHTTLAIELWPKPEDRAQFVAQLLATGTLRGAEFSFQTKDRRVRHCLISSELIELNGTRCILTVGTDVTEKKQAEAALRESEERWKRFVADAPVGLVIVDADKRILSANKAFCSLTGYSEQEVIDNTYARYTHPDDLSNSMQLIEEFFSGQRSEYTCETRYVRKNGEIIWISMRASGLAVGGYDAPLLLAVAEDITDRKQALADRERISQDLHDNILQSLYAVGMQLEAGKLLTGKAPRKSKQHVTHAIRQLNHLVLEVRQFITDLSRRSIPALDFTVTLNQLIASCSSETRTAPEQDLDPIALTAVPPELGEQLLNIAREALSNSIRHAGTARRSVGLTKTDHGIQLRIADDGKGFDPSYTRRRGHGLANMAARTRTIGGQFTLDSAPGQGTCITIDIPIGGSYGR; encoded by the coding sequence ATGAACAGGCCTCCCGATGCCATGTCTGCAACCTCCGATGCCCGCATCGCCCTCTCCCCCGAAGACGAGCTGGCCATCCTCCGTGCGCGCGTCGAGGAACTGGAACGAGACTCTGCCGAGCGGAAATGGATGGATGACGCGCTGAAAACACTGGCCTTCGGCACCGCCTCTTCCACAGGACAGGAATTCCTCCAGCACATGGTCCAACAACTGTCCGCTATCTTGCAGGTGCCGTACGCATTCGTCACAGAATTCGTCCCTGGGAGGGCAGGTCGGGCTCGAACCGTGGCCGGGTGGTGCCGTGGTGAAGCGGCTGATTCTGTTGAGTATGCGCTGCACGATTCCCCATGCGAACAGGTCTTCCAAGAAGGTTTCGTATTCCTCCCTCGCGATGTCCGGAAGAAATTTCCGCGCGATGAGTATCTCATCGCGCTCAATATCGAAAGTTATATGGGCGCGCCCCTGCTCAACGGCGCCGGCCAGCCGACCGGCCACCTATGTGTCATGGATGTCTGCCCGTTCCGCTTTAATCCCAGCCAGGGTAGCACCATCCTCAAAATATTTTCCGAGCGGGCCGCCGCCGAATTAGAACGGCTCCGCGCCGAGGAAACCCTGCGGCAGAGCGAACAGCGGTATCACGCCCTCTACGAATACAATCCCACCATGTACTTCACGCTGACGGTTGACGGCACGGTGCTCTCCGTCAACCGATTCGGCGCAGAAGAATTGGATTATCGCGCAGACGAATTAGTCGGACAATCGGTACTCGCCGTGTTCCACGCCGCCGATCACCAAACCGTATTGGAACAACTGCGTATCTGCTCACAGAACCCAGACCGAACCTTCGACTGGGAAATCCAGAAAGTGCGGAAGAGCGGGCAACGCCTGTGGGTCAAGGAACGAGCGCGGACGATCACCGGGCCGGACGGACACCCGATCATTCTCATTGTCTGTGAAAACATTACAGCGCAACGGCTCACGCAAGAGCTCATCCAGGATCGAGATCAGCAATTACACACCACCCTGCAACTCCTGCATACCCTGGTGCAGGAGTCCCCGCTTCCGATCATCAGCCTGGATGCCGAAGCAAAGGTCACCAGCTGGAACCTAGCCGCCACCAAACTGTTCGGCTGGACGGAAGAAGAGGTCCTGGGCCGGGAACTTCCGTATGTCCCTTCGGGGCAGGAAACAGAAGCCGATACCATTTGGAGCCACGGCACCCACCACAGAATCCGCGGCCCGCTCTCACTCCGCCGACAACGAAAAGACGGAAAACTCCTGGACCTATTGCTGTGGCCGGTGTTCATCGAAAACGCCAACGACCGCCTATCGACAGTGGTCGGCCTCTATGTCGATCAGTCAGACCTCCGCCGGGCTGAAGATGCGCGTCTGCACGGTGAGGAACGGCTTCGGTCCTTCTTAAACGCACTCGATGACCTCGCGTTTGAATTCGACGGTCATGGCACCTATTTAAATGTGTGGACCAGAAATGAGAATCTCCTCCTCTTGCCACAGGAAGAGATCGTCGGTAAAACACTGGCAGACGTGCATGGGAAAGAGGCGGGCGAGCGATACATGCGCAGCCTCACCCTGGTGCTCGCCTCAGGACAACCAGACACCATCGAGTATTCACTGACGATTCATGGACGCCCCCGGCATTTCTCCGCCGTCCTCAGCCGTATTCCCGCAAGCGCCAGCACTCCGGCGACCGTGGCCTGCGTTGTCCGCGACATGACAGAGCACAAACGTTCGGCGGAAGCGCTGCATCTGAGCGAGCAGCACTTAAAGAGCATCATCGAAACCTCGCCGGAATGCGTCAAGCTCATGACTGCTGACGGCATACTGCTCCAAATGAACCCTGCAGGACTGGCCATGATCGAGGCCGACGATATACAAGCCGTGCTCGGCCAATGCGTCTACCCGATTGTCGCCGAGCCTCATCGCGACGCCTTTCGGGCCATGAATGAACGGGTCTGCCAAGGGAAAAAAGAATTTCTGGAATTCGAGATCGTGGGCTTGCGAGGAACTCGCCGCTGGATGGAGACCCATGCCGTGCCCTTGCGCAACTCCTCCGACGGAGCCATGGTGCAGCTGTCCATCACGCGCGATATTACCGCCCGTAAGCAAACCGAACAAGCGCTGCGCCTCAGCGAACAACGCTACCAAATTGCCTTCCGGTCGAGTCCGCATCCCGTCGTGATTACCGAATTGGCAACCGGCCGCTGCATCGAAGTCAACGACACCGCCCTACAGCTCTTCGGATTTCAACGCCACGAAGCGGTTGGACACACGACCCTCGCCATCGAGCTCTGGCCGAAACCGGAAGACCGGGCACAATTCGTCGCGCAACTCCTGGCGACCGGCACTCTCCGGGGCGCGGAGTTCAGCTTCCAGACCAAGGACCGCCGCGTGCGCCACTGCCTCATTTCCAGTGAATTGATCGAACTCAACGGCACCCGCTGCATCCTCACGGTCGGCACGGATGTCACAGAAAAGAAGCAAGCCGAAGCGGCCCTGAGGGAGAGTGAAGAACGCTGGAAGCGCTTTGTCGCCGATGCGCCCGTGGGGCTAGTCATCGTCGATGCCGACAAGCGCATCCTGAGTGCCAACAAAGCCTTTTGCTCCCTGACCGGCTATTCCGAACAAGAAGTAATCGACAACACCTACGCGCGCTACACGCATCCCGACGACCTTTCGAACAGCATGCAGCTGATCGAGGAGTTTTTCTCGGGACAGCGGAGCGAATACACCTGCGAAACACGCTATGTCAGGAAGAATGGCGAAATCATTTGGATCTCCATGCGGGCGAGCGGCCTGGCGGTTGGCGGATACGATGCCCCGCTGCTGCTCGCCGTCGCGGAGGACATTACCGACCGCAAACAGGCTCTCGCAGACCGGGAACGGATCAGCCAAGACCTGCACGACAATATTCTCCAGTCGCTCTACGCCGTCGGCATGCAGCTCGAAGCCGGCAAACTGCTGACCGGGAAAGCTCCGCGTAAATCCAAGCAGCACGTCACCCACGCCATCCGGCAATTGAATCATCTCGTCTTGGAGGTCCGGCAGTTCATCACCGACCTCAGCCGCCGGTCGATCCCCGCGCTGGATTTCACCGTGACGCTGAACCAGCTGATCGCATCCTGTTCATCGGAAACTCGCACCGCGCCTGAGCAAGACCTCGATCCCATCGCACTCACCGCCGTCCCCCCGGAGCTCGGCGAGCAGCTGCTCAACATCGCGCGCGAAGCCTTAAGCAACAGTATCCGCCATGCCGGCACGGCGCGGCGCTCTGTCGGCCTCACAAAAACCGACCACGGCATCCAGTTGCGCATCGCCGACGACGGGAAGGGCTTCGACCCAAGCTACACACGCCGCCGTGGCCATGGACTGGCAAATATGGCGGCGCGGACCAGAACCATCGGCGGGCAATTCACGCTCGACAGCGCCCCCGGGCAAGGCACCTGCATCACCATCGACATCCCAATTGGAGGTTCGTATGGCCGCTAA
- a CDS encoding DNA-binding transcriptional activator DevR/DosR (MaGe:77309439) translates to MAAKAKQSPLRLLIVDDHEVVRIGLSAVLDLTPGMKVVGQARNKADAISQCRRAKPDVVLLDIRLPDGSGIDAARDILSARPETRVLFLTSFADEHTVLEAVLSGAQGYLLKDIASAGLVKAIKTVASGQPLIDPRLATHTLSWLKSLSTGTGPSKRSLLSPQEQRILPLVAEGLTNKEIARRLELSEKTIKNYLANIYSKLQIGRRSQVAAMYAGSFKGSLPPLTSKLS, encoded by the coding sequence ATGGCCGCTAAAGCAAAACAGTCGCCTCTCCGGCTGCTCATCGTCGACGACCATGAGGTCGTTAGGATCGGGCTCAGCGCCGTGCTCGATCTAACCCCTGGCATGAAAGTCGTCGGCCAGGCTCGGAACAAAGCGGATGCCATCTCCCAATGCCGCCGCGCGAAACCGGACGTGGTGCTGCTCGATATCCGGCTTCCCGACGGCAGCGGCATCGATGCCGCCCGGGATATTCTCTCCGCGCGCCCGGAGACGCGTGTATTATTTTTGACCAGCTTCGCCGACGAACACACGGTGCTCGAAGCCGTGTTATCGGGAGCGCAAGGCTATCTCCTGAAGGACATTGCATCCGCCGGGCTGGTCAAAGCCATCAAAACCGTCGCGTCCGGCCAGCCGCTGATAGATCCTCGGCTAGCCACGCACACCCTGTCCTGGCTGAAAAGCCTGTCGACCGGCACCGGACCATCCAAGCGCTCGCTGCTCTCGCCTCAAGAACAGCGCATCCTTCCACTCGTCGCCGAAGGATTAACCAACAAGGAGATCGCCCGCCGATTGGAACTGAGCGAGAAAACGATCAAGAATTATCTCGCCAATATCTACTCCAAACTCCAAATCGGACGGCGTTCCCAGGTCGCCGCCATGTACGCCGGGAGCTTCAAAGGGTCCTTGCCTCCGCTGACCTCGAAACTCTCTTGA
- a CDS encoding putative Histidine kinase (Evidence 3 : Putative function from multiple computational evidences; Product type e : enzyme; MaGe:77309440): MFDLSQFRLQDMTACSAALRQLGTGAASIEAAADRITRYLYTNLTTGPEETPACVLVRLFKTHPYNRLGPDLQALVDARLGGTPDNPNMKCLTLLASTGAVPGWNDPAKSTRFRVIPLDGPRALAQLPMFAQLFVQFQIDLPFLDNIGSSLLTDQYATTFNAFHVHDALDSPYVSGQKDFVVPFGVRSAFGCGGLLPTGELFAIILFAKVPVTKDTADLSKTFALSTNLALAPFEHDQLILPTLTGPGTHRAKETDSPTALQDRVSTLDAILAVQEQAVEVQSRRLEASLADAIKHSQEMQEQSARFETLSATSPVGIFETDAEGNCLYTNGTWQAITGQALEQSLGHGWTHAVLEEDRQKVFAAWKQTTAAGQDFSLEFRTQRPDGTIRWVHSRSRPLRNDSQHIVGHVGTTEDITDRIAAAAALKETQQRLELAVQGSQTGIWDWDLRTNAVYFSPIWKQQLGYEDHELQGRIEEWQDRLHPDDRTHVLTVVDAYLSGQTNAYEIEHRLRHKDGTYRWILARGVSILDEQGKPVRMTGSHIDLTGQKQEQEAHEHLVQGITSTVGDSFFHSLVTHLAAALQADYVVIGQFANEQADRIRTLAVAAEGARGDNFEYDLAGTPCSQVMLKETYCAYTSEVAHLFPQDLMLGDLKIQAYTGIPLIDSNRRTRGILLALFRQPITDIGPAATLLRVFAARASAELERKQTEEAIAHSQALTAALADAQAQLITSHSAHDVFAGLLSSCLSLTQSQCGFIGEIQSAPDGTSHLQPHAATEIAWNDHTQAFYGASPSTDACVEINRLCTQVIKTRQPVIANTLSTTPGHEGQPPHKPSTQTFLGLPIHRGDRLIGIIGIANRPGGYSDSIVTFLTPFLTGCASIIEHLRATRQLCKTQELQEAILTNAGYAVIATDPLGLITVFNPAAEQLLGYSASEVIGKQTPAVFHDRDEVASRATEFGTELGTTLTPGFNVFVEKARRDLPNQHEWTYIRQDGRRIPVMLSVTTLRDAARHIIGYVWIALDLTNREVADAQFRTVMEAVPTGIVMVDDRGQIVRVNQHAVRMFGYDTSTLVGQPLSILLPERFQAAHPAHVHTFTSAPTARAMGSGRDLAGRRRDGTEFPVEIGLAPIHTPQGAEILASIVDITARKQADSVRSQLQQAIHHTQDGMALLDNAGHFTYMNPAYASIYGYTADELLGHSWKMLFHTEWAAMVEQMYLPMLYADGQWQGELVGKNKSGDAFHVDLSLTLLQESETDRRTILCTCRDISQRKQLEQQLIDAKDSAEAGVRAKSEFLATMSHEIRTPMNGVLGMTGLLLDTALTIEQQDYVRTLKHSGESLMRIINDILDFSKIESGKMTIERIPFDLRLTIEDTLELLAPVAQDKHLELVGLIAANLPTAVVGDPGRIRQILTNLIGNAIKFTETGEVLVQVMLVDEESSTMKLRFEIIDTGVGLNAEAQAKLFQSFTQADSSTARKYGGTGLGLAICKRLAELMGGQIGLQSYPGTGTCVWFTLLLEPQADAAAATSHALVDRLDGLRICLVDDNATNRSLLQYHASAWNMPYDSAEDGTAALALLRKTAQNGTPFDLAIIDMHMPGMDGLQLGKSIREEPALAHTKLILLTSMGRRGDAKLAHSAGFSGYLTKPVRKAHLYDCLRLVMGQSQSLSPNDQADSTSPALITRHQVAEVRAQLLLLVVDDNAINQKVAVKMLEKLGYRVNVAGNGKEALLALTRQTYHLVFMDCQMPELDGFETTKLIRAHEQAGQHLPIIAMTANAMAGDREHCISAGMDDFVSKPVKSQDLETMLAQWLPQSDDQTAA, from the coding sequence ATGTTCGACTTGTCTCAGTTTCGGCTTCAAGACATGACCGCCTGCAGTGCAGCCTTGCGGCAACTCGGCACCGGCGCAGCCTCCATCGAGGCCGCCGCAGACCGGATCACACGGTATCTGTACACCAACCTCACAACCGGACCGGAAGAGACCCCAGCCTGCGTCCTCGTGCGGCTGTTCAAAACGCACCCGTACAATCGGCTTGGCCCGGACCTGCAAGCTCTGGTCGATGCGCGGCTGGGAGGCACGCCCGACAACCCCAACATGAAATGCCTGACCCTGCTGGCCAGTACAGGGGCGGTGCCCGGCTGGAACGACCCGGCAAAATCTACGCGGTTTCGCGTCATCCCCCTGGACGGCCCGAGGGCGCTTGCGCAACTCCCGATGTTTGCACAACTCTTCGTCCAATTTCAGATAGACCTGCCGTTCCTCGACAATATCGGGTCTTCTCTGCTGACCGACCAATATGCCACGACCTTCAACGCATTCCATGTTCACGACGCCTTAGACAGCCCCTATGTGTCGGGACAGAAGGACTTCGTCGTCCCCTTCGGAGTGCGATCCGCCTTCGGATGCGGCGGCCTCTTGCCGACCGGTGAGCTCTTCGCCATCATCCTCTTTGCCAAAGTACCCGTGACGAAGGACACCGCCGATCTCTCCAAGACATTTGCGCTCTCTACCAACCTGGCACTGGCACCGTTCGAGCATGACCAACTGATTCTTCCGACTCTCACCGGTCCAGGAACGCATCGCGCAAAAGAAACAGACTCTCCCACCGCCTTGCAGGACCGAGTGTCCACCCTCGACGCAATTCTGGCCGTGCAGGAACAAGCGGTCGAAGTCCAATCCCGCCGTCTCGAAGCCAGTTTGGCGGACGCCATCAAGCATAGCCAGGAGATGCAGGAGCAAAGCGCGCGGTTCGAAACACTTTCGGCGACGTCGCCGGTCGGCATCTTCGAAACCGATGCGGAGGGGAACTGCCTGTACACCAATGGCACCTGGCAAGCGATCACCGGACAGGCGCTCGAACAAAGCCTGGGCCACGGCTGGACTCACGCCGTTCTTGAAGAGGATCGCCAGAAGGTCTTCGCGGCCTGGAAGCAAACCACGGCTGCAGGCCAGGACTTTTCTCTTGAGTTCAGGACGCAGCGGCCGGACGGGACCATCCGTTGGGTCCACTCCCGCTCACGCCCCTTGCGCAACGACAGCCAGCACATCGTCGGGCATGTCGGAACGACAGAGGATATCACCGATCGAATTGCGGCCGCTGCGGCGCTGAAGGAGACCCAGCAACGGCTTGAGCTGGCAGTGCAAGGCTCACAAACAGGCATCTGGGACTGGGATCTGCGCACGAATGCCGTCTACTTTTCGCCCATCTGGAAACAGCAGCTCGGCTATGAAGACCATGAACTGCAAGGCCGGATCGAGGAATGGCAAGACCGCCTCCATCCCGATGATCGCACGCATGTCCTGACGGTCGTCGACGCCTACCTGTCCGGGCAAACCAATGCCTATGAAATCGAACATCGGCTCCGCCACAAGGACGGCACCTATCGGTGGATCCTAGCCCGCGGAGTCTCGATTCTCGATGAGCAGGGCAAGCCCGTGCGCATGACGGGATCGCACATCGATCTCACCGGACAGAAACAGGAACAAGAGGCTCACGAACATCTCGTCCAAGGTATTACCTCCACCGTCGGCGACAGTTTCTTCCACTCTCTGGTGACCCATCTGGCCGCCGCTCTGCAGGCGGACTACGTCGTCATCGGCCAATTCGCGAACGAGCAGGCCGACCGCATCCGCACGCTGGCCGTGGCCGCTGAGGGCGCACGGGGGGACAATTTCGAATACGATTTGGCCGGCACGCCCTGCAGCCAGGTCATGCTGAAGGAAACCTACTGCGCCTATACCAGCGAAGTCGCCCATCTGTTCCCTCAAGACCTCATGTTGGGGGACCTGAAGATCCAAGCCTATACCGGCATTCCGCTGATCGACTCGAATCGCCGCACTCGCGGCATCCTGCTGGCTCTGTTTCGCCAGCCGATTACGGACATCGGTCCGGCCGCAACGCTGCTGCGAGTCTTCGCCGCCCGCGCATCGGCCGAACTCGAGCGCAAACAGACCGAGGAGGCCATTGCCCATTCACAAGCCCTCACCGCGGCACTCGCCGATGCCCAGGCACAGCTCATCACGAGCCACTCCGCCCACGATGTGTTTGCCGGGCTCCTAAGCAGCTGCCTGAGCCTCACGCAATCGCAATGTGGATTCATCGGCGAGATCCAGTCCGCTCCCGACGGCACCTCTCATCTCCAGCCCCATGCCGCCACCGAGATTGCCTGGAACGATCACACTCAGGCTTTTTACGGAGCCTCGCCATCGACTGACGCCTGCGTCGAGATCAACCGTCTCTGCACCCAAGTCATAAAGACTCGCCAGCCGGTCATCGCCAATACCCTTTCAACAACGCCAGGACACGAAGGGCAGCCCCCCCATAAACCCTCCACACAGACTTTCCTTGGGCTGCCGATTCACCGCGGCGACCGGCTCATCGGCATAATCGGAATTGCGAACCGTCCCGGTGGTTACTCGGATAGTATCGTGACATTTCTCACGCCCTTCCTTACCGGATGCGCCAGTATCATCGAGCACCTGCGCGCCACACGCCAACTCTGCAAAACACAGGAATTACAAGAAGCCATTCTCACCAATGCCGGATACGCCGTCATCGCGACCGATCCGTTAGGCCTCATCACCGTTTTTAATCCCGCAGCCGAACAGCTGCTCGGGTATTCGGCCAGTGAGGTAATTGGGAAACAGACCCCGGCGGTGTTTCATGACCGCGACGAAGTGGCGTCCCGCGCCACGGAGTTCGGAACGGAACTCGGCACCACGCTCACGCCAGGATTCAACGTCTTCGTCGAAAAGGCCCGCCGCGACCTGCCGAATCAACACGAATGGACCTATATCAGACAAGACGGCCGTCGGATCCCTGTCATGCTCTCGGTCACGACGCTCCGCGACGCCGCCAGGCATATCATCGGCTATGTGTGGATCGCCCTGGACTTGACGAACCGAGAGGTGGCCGACGCCCAGTTCCGAACCGTGATGGAAGCCGTGCCCACCGGCATTGTGATGGTGGATGACCGGGGACAGATCGTGCGGGTCAACCAGCATGCCGTGCGCATGTTCGGATACGACACCAGCACCCTGGTGGGACAACCGCTCAGCATCTTGTTGCCGGAGCGATTTCAGGCGGCGCACCCCGCCCATGTGCACACCTTCACCAGTGCGCCGACGGCACGTGCCATGGGGTCGGGGCGGGATCTGGCCGGACGGCGGCGGGATGGGACCGAATTCCCCGTCGAGATCGGCCTGGCGCCGATTCATACTCCGCAGGGAGCAGAAATCCTAGCTTCAATCGTGGATATTACCGCGCGCAAGCAAGCCGACTCCGTCCGGTCCCAGCTTCAGCAAGCCATCCATCATACCCAGGACGGAATGGCGTTGCTCGACAATGCCGGCCACTTCACCTATATGAACCCGGCCTACGCGTCCATTTACGGATACACCGCCGATGAGCTCCTCGGGCACAGCTGGAAGATGCTGTTTCATACGGAATGGGCCGCCATGGTTGAGCAGATGTATCTCCCGATGCTGTATGCCGATGGGCAATGGCAAGGCGAGCTCGTCGGCAAAAACAAGTCCGGCGACGCCTTTCATGTGGACCTGTCCCTCACGCTCTTGCAAGAGTCCGAAACGGATCGCCGCACCATCCTCTGCACCTGCCGCGACATTTCCCAGCGCAAGCAGCTGGAACAGCAGCTCATCGACGCCAAGGATTCCGCCGAAGCCGGTGTGCGCGCGAAATCCGAGTTCCTGGCCACCATGAGCCATGAAATTCGCACCCCCATGAATGGCGTCCTCGGCATGACCGGGCTGTTGCTCGACACCGCGTTGACGATCGAACAACAGGACTATGTTCGCACGCTCAAACACTCCGGCGAGTCCCTGATGCGGATCATCAACGATATTCTCGATTTTTCAAAAATCGAGTCGGGTAAGATGACGATTGAGCGCATCCCGTTCGACCTGCGCCTGACCATCGAGGACACGCTGGAACTGCTGGCCCCCGTCGCTCAGGACAAACACCTCGAACTGGTCGGACTCATTGCCGCCAACCTCCCCACCGCCGTCGTGGGAGATCCCGGCCGCATCCGCCAGATTCTGACGAATCTCATCGGCAACGCCATTAAATTTACCGAAACCGGCGAAGTCCTCGTGCAAGTCATGCTCGTGGATGAAGAGTCCTCCACCATGAAGCTCCGGTTCGAAATTATCGATACCGGCGTGGGCCTCAACGCCGAAGCGCAAGCCAAGCTCTTTCAATCGTTTACCCAAGCCGACAGTTCAACGGCCCGCAAATACGGCGGCACCGGCCTTGGACTCGCCATCTGCAAACGGCTGGCGGAGCTCATGGGGGGGCAGATCGGCTTGCAATCCTATCCAGGAACCGGCACCTGTGTCTGGTTCACCCTTCTCCTGGAGCCTCAAGCGGACGCCGCGGCCGCCACGTCCCACGCCCTCGTCGACCGCCTGGATGGGCTGCGCATCTGCTTAGTCGACGACAACGCGACGAATCGAAGCTTGCTCCAATATCATGCGTCGGCCTGGAATATGCCCTACGATTCCGCGGAGGACGGCACCGCCGCCCTGGCTCTCCTGCGAAAGACTGCGCAGAACGGCACGCCCTTCGATCTCGCCATCATCGATATGCACATGCCTGGCATGGACGGCCTGCAGCTCGGAAAAAGCATTCGAGAAGAGCCCGCGCTCGCCCACACAAAGCTTATCCTGCTCACTTCGATGGGGCGGCGGGGCGATGCGAAGCTCGCCCACTCCGCGGGCTTCTCCGGGTATCTCACCAAACCGGTGCGGAAAGCCCATCTCTACGATTGCCTCCGTCTCGTCATGGGACAATCCCAGAGTCTGTCGCCAAACGATCAAGCCGATTCCACCAGCCCTGCGCTCATTACACGCCACCAGGTTGCCGAAGTCCGCGCGCAACTTCTGCTCCTGGTCGTCGATGATAATGCGATCAATCAGAAAGTGGCCGTGAAGATGCTGGAAAAGCTAGGCTACCGCGTCAATGTGGCCGGGAACGGCAAAGAGGCGCTGTTAGCCCTCACGCGGCAGACCTATCATCTGGTCTTCATGGACTGCCAGATGCCTGAGTTGGATGGATTCGAGACGACCAAGTTGATTCGCGCACATGAGCAAGCGGGCCAGCATCTGCCCATCATTGCCATGACCGCCAACGCCATGGCGGGAGATCGTGAACACTGCATCTCGGCGGGCATGGACGACTTCGTGAGCAAACCGGTCAAGAGTCAGGATCTCGAAACGATGTTAGCGCAATGGCTGCCTCAATCCGACGATCAGACGGCGGCATAG
- a CDS encoding hypothetical protein (Evidence 4 : Unknown function but conserved in other organisms; MaGe:77309441) produces the protein MMRHPSASVMLIGISPSFTLSLDAWVRAQIAEPLEITSVPSVSDALADLRSHRVDLILADETVARHGLRAIHAASPTTAIIGLSMNPDRAAQLHLLRQGAHETICLLSSKDGDYRHALERALARVNGRADILIETAPQSSAATASPRLIHDLNNLLTSINGFADLLLNQLPQDHPARMGAEQIRLSGKRATALLKAHSPTATAPSTARAA, from the coding sequence ATGATGCGCCACCCCTCAGCGTCCGTCATGCTTATCGGGATCAGCCCGTCCTTCACCCTATCGCTCGATGCCTGGGTGCGCGCACAGATTGCCGAGCCCCTGGAGATCACCTCCGTGCCCAGCGTCTCCGATGCGCTCGCCGATCTTCGATCCCACCGGGTCGATCTCATTCTCGCGGATGAAACCGTCGCGCGGCATGGGCTGCGGGCGATCCACGCCGCTTCCCCCACAACAGCCATCATTGGCCTGAGCATGAATCCAGACCGAGCGGCTCAGCTTCACCTGCTTCGACAAGGCGCACACGAAACGATTTGCCTGCTGTCTTCGAAGGACGGGGATTATAGGCACGCACTTGAACGGGCCCTCGCCCGCGTTAACGGACGCGCCGATATTCTCATCGAAACGGCCCCTCAATCGTCTGCCGCGACTGCGTCACCTCGCTTGATCCACGACCTGAACAATCTGCTGACCTCCATCAACGGATTCGCCGACCTCCTACTCAATCAGCTCCCACAAGATCATCCCGCGCGCATGGGAGCCGAACAGATTCGGCTGTCTGGCAAACGCGCCACGGCGCTGCTCAAAGCGCACTCGCCGACAGCAACCGCGCCGAGCACGGCCCGTGCCGCCTGA
- a CDS encoding conserved membrane protein of unknown function (Evidence 4 : Unknown function but conserved in other organisms; MaGe:77309442) produces MSSEHSSHTPTPATRSAIAKIEHTFESVVFASRWIQAPLYGGLIVAELLYAYKFLVELWEMVRHINQQEETIFMLGVLGLIDVTMVANLLTMVIIGGYATFVSKLDLEEHPDRPDWLTHIDPGTIKIKLAASLVGISSIHLLKSFVNISNENYEDIKWKILIHITFLGSAILLAWTDKIMQKEKKH; encoded by the coding sequence ATGTCCAGCGAGCATTCGTCCCACACGCCAACACCGGCGACACGCAGTGCGATCGCCAAGATCGAACATACTTTCGAAAGCGTCGTCTTCGCCAGCCGCTGGATCCAGGCGCCGCTGTACGGTGGACTCATCGTTGCGGAGCTGCTCTACGCCTACAAGTTTTTAGTCGAGCTCTGGGAGATGGTCCGACACATCAATCAGCAGGAAGAGACCATCTTCATGCTGGGCGTGCTGGGGTTGATCGACGTCACCATGGTCGCCAACCTGCTAACCATGGTCATCATCGGCGGCTATGCCACATTCGTCAGCAAGCTGGATCTGGAAGAGCATCCGGACCGGCCGGACTGGCTGACCCATATCGACCCCGGCACGATCAAGATCAAGCTGGCCGCATCGCTCGTCGGCATTTCCAGCATTCATCTCCTGAAGTCCTTCGTCAATATCAGCAACGAGAACTACGAGGACATCAAGTGGAAAATCCTGATCCACATTACCTTCCTCGGCTCCGCCATTCTTCTCGCTTGGACAGATAAGATCATGCAGAAGGAGAAGAAACATTGA